Proteins from a genomic interval of Prochlorothrix hollandica PCC 9006 = CALU 1027:
- a CDS encoding glutathione S-transferase family protein, with the protein MIKLYGHEMSGNSYKARLLLELLKIEYEWIKIDLMTGEHKSPEYLALNPFGQVPLLIDGGTKLADAQAILVYLARQYGGDSWLPLEALPLAQVVRWLSTTAGEIRQGPENARLHYLFGSTAINIERAHQKAEHILTQLDQHLSTHTWLEFERPTIADIAVFPYVALARDGKVDLDAYPNLLAWIDRVKQLPGYVPMAGI; encoded by the coding sequence ATGATTAAGCTTTACGGTCACGAAATGTCTGGCAACAGCTACAAAGCCCGCCTGTTACTAGAACTGCTGAAAATCGAGTACGAATGGATTAAAATTGATCTGATGACAGGTGAGCACAAATCGCCAGAATACCTGGCTCTCAATCCCTTTGGGCAGGTGCCCCTGTTGATTGATGGGGGGACTAAACTGGCCGATGCTCAGGCGATTTTGGTTTATCTGGCACGGCAGTATGGCGGCGACTCGTGGCTGCCATTGGAGGCTCTACCCCTGGCTCAAGTCGTTCGTTGGCTCTCCACAACTGCGGGAGAAATTCGTCAGGGACCAGAAAATGCGCGGCTGCACTATTTGTTTGGGTCCACCGCCATCAATATTGAGCGTGCCCATCAAAAAGCAGAACATATTCTAACCCAACTGGATCAGCATTTGAGTACCCATACCTGGCTGGAGTTTGAGAGACCGACGATCGCCGACATCGCCGTTTTCCCCTACGTCGCCCTGGCGCGGGATGGCAAAGTCGATTTGGATGCCTATCCCAACCTATTGGCATGGATCGATCGCGTCAAGCAACTCCCCGGCTATGTGCCCATGGCAGGCATCTAG
- a CDS encoding LysR substrate-binding domain-containing protein, translating into MELRHLKYFIAVAEELNFRKAAARLHMEQPPLSRQIHQLEAELSVELFTRDKRGVSLTEAGEAFLGEARLTIAQADRTARIAQQFNGTQPKRLTIGYLICAFDRLLSQMIQTFRQTSPGVEIVLKGMHTAPQIEALFAGEIDVGFVYFPVNQPELLTQLVLREPLVLVLPKTHPLALLPTIPLAVLASEPMLIYPRFVKPDCYDLIITLCHEAGFQPRIVQEATPPELLVSLVEAGVGLALVEASVESRHDQGVVYRPIAESTPYLDMGAVWHKGRSGAIVNQFISVVRQSINFEEHHQGK; encoded by the coding sequence ATGGAACTTCGTCACCTCAAATACTTTATTGCCGTGGCTGAGGAGCTAAATTTTCGTAAGGCTGCCGCGCGGCTGCACATGGAACAACCACCCCTCAGCCGCCAAATTCACCAGTTAGAGGCAGAGTTGAGTGTAGAACTCTTTACCCGCGATAAACGGGGCGTTTCGTTAACCGAAGCCGGAGAAGCGTTCCTCGGTGAAGCCCGGTTAACGATCGCCCAGGCCGATCGCACTGCACGGATTGCCCAGCAATTCAATGGGACGCAACCCAAACGATTGACGATCGGGTATTTGATTTGTGCCTTCGATCGCCTGCTTTCCCAAATGATCCAAACTTTTCGTCAAACATCCCCAGGGGTGGAGATCGTTTTGAAGGGAATGCATACGGCCCCCCAAATTGAGGCGTTGTTTGCAGGCGAAATTGATGTCGGGTTTGTCTACTTTCCGGTGAATCAGCCAGAGCTTTTAACCCAACTGGTGCTGCGTGAGCCGTTGGTTCTCGTGTTGCCCAAAACCCATCCCCTCGCTCTGTTACCCACGATTCCCCTCGCGGTTTTGGCCAGTGAGCCGATGCTAATTTATCCCCGCTTTGTGAAGCCTGATTGTTACGATCTGATCATCACGTTGTGTCATGAGGCGGGTTTCCAACCTCGGATTGTGCAAGAAGCAACACCACCGGAATTACTCGTTAGCCTGGTGGAAGCAGGTGTTGGCTTGGCGCTAGTGGAAGCTAGTGTGGAGAGTCGTCACGATCAGGGTGTGGTCTATCGACCCATTGCTGAATCGACCCCTTATTTAGACATGGGAGCAGTGTGGCACAAGGGGCGATCGGGGGCGATCGTCAATCAATTTATCAGTGTTGTCAGGCAGTCCATCAATTTTGAGGAACACCATCAGGGCAAATAG
- a CDS encoding NUDIX hydrolase — protein MNNQRIRPISICLFRNGNRILVCGDFDSVKQNYFCRPLGGGIEFWESSQEAMLREISEEISLEVENLNLVSVLENIFVYEGNQGHEIVFVYDGEFVDKAIYNSEEISGYEHETSTHFKAKWLSLDEIQERDMRLVPNGLTELIEKVIIQGSTGE, from the coding sequence ATGAATAATCAGAGAATTCGCCCCATTTCGATTTGCTTGTTTCGCAATGGCAACCGCATTTTGGTGTGTGGGGATTTTGACTCAGTTAAACAGAACTACTTCTGTCGCCCTTTAGGTGGAGGCATAGAGTTTTGGGAAAGTAGTCAAGAAGCCATGCTGCGGGAGATCTCCGAGGAAATTAGTTTAGAAGTCGAGAATCTGAATCTAGTCAGCGTTCTGGAGAACATCTTTGTATATGAAGGCAATCAGGGGCACGAGATTGTTTTTGTTTATGATGGAGAGTTTGTAGATAAAGCAATATATAATTCTGAGGAGATTAGTGGTTACGAACACGAAACGAGTACTCACTTCAAGGCCAAATGGTTGAGCTTAGATGAAATACAAGAACGCGATATGCGACTCGTGCCCAATGGTTTAACAGAGCTAATAGAAAAAGTAATTATTCAGGGATCCACAGGGGAATGA
- a CDS encoding PDDEXK nuclease domain-containing protein, which yields MSESLQPQFTEVLTLIKTAQQKVIASANQELIKLYWNIGKYISDRLATSEWGQKTIEQLAAFIQTQEPGLKGFEKRNLERMRQFYEIYPDSQITTALRTQLSWTHHRIIMSRCKTESERLFYLDLAATERYSTRELDRQINSGIFERTRLADARLSPTTHPQPLAGIFRDSYVLDFLNLPSKHSENDLKTALVSCLQKFILELGRDFTFLGEEYRLQVGNSDFFIDLLFYHRELQSLVAFELKIDKFRPEYLGQLEFYLEALDRDIRKAHENPSIGVLLCRDKDDEVVEYALSRSISPTVVAEYEIKLIPKDLLRRKLNEFYELLASKDEQ from the coding sequence ATGTCAGAATCTTTGCAACCTCAATTTACTGAAGTACTCACCCTCATCAAAACTGCTCAGCAAAAGGTCATCGCTTCTGCCAACCAAGAACTGATCAAACTTTACTGGAACATCGGTAAATACATCAGCGATCGCCTAGCCACAAGTGAATGGGGGCAAAAAACAATCGAGCAACTTGCAGCTTTCATCCAAACCCAAGAACCTGGACTGAAAGGATTTGAAAAGCGCAACCTCGAAAGAATGCGTCAATTTTACGAAATCTATCCCGATTCACAAATTACGACCGCACTGCGGACGCAATTGAGTTGGACTCACCATCGCATCATCATGTCGCGATGTAAAACTGAATCCGAGCGGCTTTTTTATCTTGATCTCGCTGCTACCGAACGCTACAGTACCCGTGAACTTGATCGCCAAATCAATAGCGGGATCTTCGAGCGTACCCGTCTCGCCGATGCTAGACTTTCACCAACTACCCACCCTCAACCACTCGCTGGAATCTTTCGAGATAGTTACGTCCTCGATTTTCTCAATTTGCCTTCCAAACACTCCGAAAACGATCTAAAAACAGCACTTGTCTCTTGCCTCCAAAAATTTATCCTAGAGCTTGGTCGAGACTTTACTTTTCTTGGAGAAGAATATCGCCTCCAAGTTGGTAATAGTGACTTTTTCATCGACCTCCTTTTCTACCACCGCGAACTCCAGAGCCTCGTTGCCTTTGAACTCAAAATCGATAAATTTAGACCCGAATATCTTGGACAACTTGAATTCTATCTCGAAGCTCTTGATCGTGACATCAGAAAAGCTCACGAAAATCCTAGTATCGGCGTTCTACTCTGCCGAGACAAAGATGATGAAGTGGTCGAATACGCTCTCAGCCGATCAATCAGTCCTACGGTTGTTGCGGAATACGAAATCAAACTCATCCCGAAAGACCTTTTGAGAAGAAAACTGAATGAGTTTTATGAATTACTTGCAAGCAAAGATGAGCAATAA
- a CDS encoding RNA-directed DNA polymerase → MYTHIIPWAIHTKPIAKEKRDDYSLLGNILDRDVRNTQSGQTIGIPTGPDTSLIISEIIACKIDQELVSKIGDSNGARYYDDYFLFFSDSTNAEKTLKCLQSLLTFYHLDINAEKTVIECFPVPFESFWSIFLSRFEFRTGKTSQRTDLYRYFSLAFEYAQKYPRDTVLRYAVKRLEYLEILPENWDTFESLLLKSALSEPSTLPEVTRILISNESLVSKEKVGVLAKEIISIHCFKGHLFEVFWSLWLLKSLKIAIDVQVAEKIVLLGDSISILILLDMRDSGLIAGYLDVSGLESELTSIELFDEKWLLTYESVKKGWLKPINANLLTSNAYFNLLYENDVEFYISSNQLEIIQLSKEIAHEDNKPYETNEELKPSAKKSTVVKVLPGDGVDLY, encoded by the coding sequence ATTTATACTCACATTATTCCATGGGCAATTCATACTAAACCTATAGCCAAGGAAAAGAGGGATGACTATTCTCTTTTGGGCAATATCTTAGATCGAGATGTGCGAAATACTCAATCAGGGCAAACAATAGGGATTCCAACTGGTCCCGATACATCACTCATTATTTCGGAAATAATTGCATGCAAAATTGATCAGGAATTGGTAAGCAAAATTGGTGATTCAAACGGTGCAAGGTATTATGACGATTATTTTTTATTCTTTTCAGATTCCACTAATGCAGAAAAAACATTAAAGTGCTTGCAATCATTACTTACTTTCTACCATCTTGACATTAATGCGGAAAAAACAGTTATAGAATGTTTTCCAGTTCCGTTTGAAAGCTTTTGGTCTATATTTCTCAGCAGATTTGAATTTAGAACTGGCAAGACTAGTCAGAGAACAGATTTATACCGCTATTTTAGCTTGGCTTTCGAATATGCTCAAAAGTATCCTAGAGATACGGTGTTAAGATATGCTGTTAAACGGCTAGAATATTTAGAGATACTACCTGAAAACTGGGATACATTTGAGTCTTTACTTTTAAAGTCTGCTCTTAGTGAACCCTCTACTCTTCCAGAAGTCACTAGAATTCTTATAAGTAATGAATCTCTAGTTTCCAAAGAAAAAGTTGGAGTATTGGCGAAAGAAATTATATCAATTCATTGCTTTAAAGGTCATCTATTTGAAGTTTTTTGGTCACTTTGGCTCCTAAAGAGTTTAAAGATAGCTATTGATGTTCAAGTGGCTGAAAAAATTGTTTTACTTGGCGATTCAATTTCTATTTTAATACTCCTGGACATGAGAGATAGCGGTTTAATCGCTGGTTATTTAGATGTTTCTGGATTAGAATCTGAGTTAACTAGCATTGAATTGTTCGATGAAAAATGGCTTCTAACCTATGAATCGGTAAAGAAGGGGTGGTTAAAGCCAATTAACGCAAATTTACTCACTTCCAACGCTTACTTTAACTTGCTGTACGAAAATGATGTTGAGTTTTATATTTCAAGCAATCAACTTGAAATAATTCAGCTTAGTAAAGAAATTGCACATGAAGACAATAAGCCGTATGAAACTAACGAAGAGTTGAAGCCATCTGCTAAGAAATCTACTGTGGTGAAAGTTTTACCCGGAGATGGTGTAGATCTTTATTAA
- a CDS encoding phage integrase N-terminal SAM-like domain-containing protein yields MEPLPPIPPKGKLLDQVRDAIRLKHYSYKTEQSYLAWIRRYILFHNKRQPQEMGTEDVEAFLTHLAVTENVAASTQNQALSALIFLYCYVFQQLLTEKVDAIRVKRSKHLPTLLTVAEVKAVLGAMTGTPQLMAELLYGTGMPLNEGFRLRTDACRAHRYHLTFSSPCR; encoded by the coding sequence ATGGAACCATTACCGCCTATCCCCCCTAAGGGCAAACTGCTGGATCAAGTGCGCGATGCGATCCGGCTCAAACATTATAGCTACAAAACCGAACAAAGTTATCTGGCTTGGATTCGGCGTTACATTCTGTTCCATAACAAACGCCAGCCCCAGGAAATGGGAACCGAAGACGTAGAAGCCTTCCTCACCCACTTGGCCGTGACCGAAAACGTTGCCGCCTCCACCCAAAACCAAGCCCTTAGTGCCTTGATCTTTCTCTATTGTTATGTTTTTCAGCAACTCTTAACCGAAAAGGTTGATGCAATTCGAGTCAAGCGCTCTAAACATTTACCCACCCTCCTGACCGTGGCCGAAGTCAAGGCCGTGCTGGGAGCTATGACTGGAACACCTCAGTTGATGGCAGAACTGCTGTATGGAACAGGGATGCCCTTGAATGAAGGTTTCCGACTCCGCACAGACGCTTGCCGTGCCCATCGCTACCACCTCACTTTCTCTTCTCCCTGCCGCTGA
- a CDS encoding glycosyltransferase family protein — protein MTPLRSSSRPLPPINWRWLHTLAVIGLILRLGLALGSEQIHHPDEIFQYLEQAHRWVFGYGYIPWEYRFGLRSWLLPSWIAAPLYLCKLLHWDQPHLYIPLVKTLACLGSLSVIYSTYFVGRNLSSERSGQLASLFTCCWYELIYVAPRVTPEVVSTYFFVLALAIATRRSPHPEPKTRPKTMWLWGLLWGVSSGLVVALRLQYLPPLAVMVALVLWQQPKLIRNGGLVGMAIVLLGVGWLDAVTWGQPFSSYGQNYLFNKTYGVSSLFGIQPVYYFLESLTYASGGLWIGMLGFIKPVIDRGWLPLASAGIIVLSHSWIPHKEHRFIILAIPLLLIVMAMVLDHYGSSRLTGSSRLTGSPGLTPESSPSSRQHTWDPRRIFTPLLGTGKTALATLLVLIIGLGGMVLPPAQGVYRGFYGSPLVGQLYSLTTRQPTLDPTFSRLFKGIKCLRISQTKGVKR, from the coding sequence GTGACCCCTTTGCGATCGTCATCCCGTCCCCTGCCCCCCATTAATTGGCGCTGGCTTCATACCCTGGCGGTTATCGGTTTGATCCTGCGTTTAGGATTAGCATTGGGATCGGAACAAATTCACCATCCCGATGAAATTTTTCAGTATCTGGAACAGGCCCATCGTTGGGTCTTTGGTTATGGTTATATTCCCTGGGAATATCGTTTTGGCTTGCGATCGTGGCTATTACCCAGTTGGATAGCAGCCCCCCTTTATCTCTGTAAATTATTGCATTGGGATCAACCCCATCTTTATATTCCCCTTGTCAAAACCCTGGCCTGTTTAGGGTCATTATCCGTGATTTATAGCACCTACTTTGTGGGGCGTAACCTCAGTTCAGAGCGATCGGGTCAACTGGCAAGCCTCTTTACTTGCTGTTGGTATGAACTGATTTATGTTGCCCCACGGGTAACCCCAGAAGTGGTGTCCACCTACTTTTTTGTCCTGGCCTTGGCCATCGCCACCCGCCGATCGCCCCACCCTGAACCCAAAACCAGACCCAAAACCATGTGGCTCTGGGGACTGCTGTGGGGGGTCAGCAGTGGTTTAGTGGTGGCCCTGCGGTTGCAGTATCTGCCTCCCCTCGCGGTGATGGTGGCTCTGGTGCTGTGGCAACAGCCAAAGTTGATCCGCAACGGCGGTCTGGTGGGGATGGCGATCGTGCTTCTGGGAGTGGGGTGGCTCGATGCCGTCACCTGGGGACAACCCTTTAGTTCCTATGGCCAAAACTATCTCTTTAATAAAACCTATGGAGTTAGTTCCCTGTTTGGGATCCAACCCGTTTATTACTTTCTCGAAAGTTTAACCTATGCCTCTGGGGGCTTGTGGATTGGGATGTTGGGGTTCATCAAGCCAGTGATCGATCGCGGCTGGCTGCCCCTGGCCAGTGCCGGGATCATCGTTCTGAGCCATTCCTGGATTCCCCATAAGGAACACCGGTTCATCATCCTCGCCATTCCCCTCTTACTCATCGTCATGGCCATGGTTTTGGATCACTATGGTTCATCTCGTTTAACGGGTTCATCTCGTTTAACCGGTTCCCCTGGTTTAACCCCGGAATCCAGCCCTAGCAGCCGCCAACATACTTGGGATCCCCGACGGATTTTCACCCCGCTTCTGGGCACCGGTAAAACCGCCCTCGCAACCCTACTGGTGCTGATCATCGGTTTAGGCGGTATGGTGTTGCCCCCGGCTCAAGGGGTGTATCGGGGGTTTTATGGCTCGCCCCTGGTGGGCCAACTCTATTCCCTCACCACCCGCCAACCCACCTTAGACCCCACATTCAGCAGGTTGTTCAAAGGGATAAAATGTTTAAGAATTTCACAAACAAAAGGGGTTAAGAGATGA
- a CDS encoding IS1634 family transposase: protein HEVKALETIQKPFYSHPGRPKAGEEPQGYYYHPQITLEQSEALILPYKNQTGRFILATNHLDPEMLSPFQALSFYKEQQGTERGFRFIKDPLFFASSVFLKSTSRIMALAFIMALSLLVYSLGQRKLRMALQQAEASVPNQKGKPTARPTLRWIFQGFQSIHVVLIDGVKSLIKLTEFQRLVLRFLGSHCQKYYCLS from the coding sequence TCATGAAGTCAAGGCATTAGAAACCATACAAAAACCCTTTTATAGTCATCCAGGTAGACCGAAAGCAGGTGAAGAACCTCAAGGATATTACTATCATCCTCAAATCACATTAGAGCAATCAGAGGCATTGATTTTACCTTACAAGAATCAAACAGGGCGGTTTATTTTAGCGACGAATCATCTTGACCCGGAAATGTTGTCTCCGTTTCAAGCTTTATCCTTTTATAAAGAGCAACAAGGAACAGAAAGAGGGTTTCGGTTTATCAAAGACCCTTTGTTTTTTGCTTCTAGTGTTTTTCTCAAAAGTACGAGTCGAATAATGGCTCTGGCTTTTATTATGGCTCTGTCTTTACTGGTATATTCGTTGGGACAACGAAAGCTTCGCATGGCACTACAACAAGCTGAAGCTTCTGTGCCCAATCAAAAAGGGAAGCCGACTGCTCGACCGACTTTACGATGGATTTTTCAGGGTTTTCAATCGATTCATGTAGTCTTGATAGATGGGGTCAAGTCTTTGATTAAATTGACTGAATTTCAACGTCTAGTCTTGAGGTTTTTGGGAAGCCACTGTCAAAAATACTATTGCTTGAGTTGA
- a CDS encoding DUF1830 domain-containing protein: MSQILDPVPVDGSATPLLCCYVNATSKIQVARITNVSNWYFERVVFPGQRLLFEAVPGSQLEIHTGMMASAILSDRIACEQLVVQEQHPEPSLVGLEGGSGSTPTATLTTPYDVATAGLMVAK; encoded by the coding sequence ATGTCTCAAATCCTTGATCCCGTTCCCGTCGATGGCAGCGCCACTCCCCTCCTCTGCTGCTATGTCAATGCCACTAGCAAAATCCAAGTGGCTCGCATCACCAATGTCTCCAACTGGTACTTTGAACGAGTTGTCTTTCCAGGGCAGCGGCTCCTCTTTGAGGCAGTTCCCGGTTCTCAATTGGAAATTCACACCGGCATGATGGCTAGTGCCATTTTGTCCGATCGCATTGCCTGTGAGCAGTTAGTAGTCCAGGAACAGCACCCTGAACCCAGCTTAGTGGGTTTGGAAGGGGGTTCCGGCAGTACGCCAACGGCTACCCTCACGACACCCTATGATGTAGCGACCGCAGGGCTAATGGTCGCCAAGTAA
- a CDS encoding ribokinase produces MGVYSFGSLNLDLVIQAPHLPQPGETLMGSQFQTLSGGKGANQAVAAARLGATTRLVGRVGSDDFGRQLLESVQGAGVDVAGVTVDDQMHTGLALITVATGGATPGENQIVLAAGSNGRVGQGEVDYLAHALGSDPGAHWLLVQLEVPLGSVVAAATVAKGRGATVILDPAPVPVAGGAALESLWPWVDILTPNEGEAQGLLGRSWQGPQEALAAAQALGDRTGIGTIIITRGSQGIVCVRGSQTWILDPFPVQTVDTTAAGDAFNGGLAVALGEGQPWDEALRWAMAAGALATTQRGAQDALPDRSAVERLLRG; encoded by the coding sequence ATGGGAGTTTATAGTTTCGGTAGCCTCAATCTGGATCTGGTGATCCAAGCGCCCCACTTGCCCCAACCGGGCGAAACCCTGATGGGATCCCAGTTTCAGACCCTCAGCGGCGGTAAAGGGGCAAACCAGGCGGTGGCGGCGGCACGGCTGGGGGCAACCACCCGTCTGGTGGGGCGAGTGGGGTCTGATGACTTTGGGCGGCAACTGCTGGAGAGTGTGCAGGGGGCGGGGGTGGATGTGGCGGGGGTCACCGTGGATGACCAGATGCACACCGGCTTAGCCCTGATTACCGTGGCTACGGGGGGAGCCACCCCTGGGGAGAATCAGATTGTTTTGGCGGCGGGGTCCAATGGTCGGGTGGGGCAGGGGGAAGTGGACTATCTGGCCCATGCGTTGGGTTCGGATCCTGGTGCCCATTGGCTATTGGTGCAACTGGAGGTGCCCCTGGGGTCCGTGGTGGCGGCGGCAACGGTGGCCAAGGGACGGGGGGCGACGGTGATTCTGGATCCGGCTCCGGTGCCCGTGGCGGGGGGTGCTGCCCTAGAGTCCCTCTGGCCCTGGGTGGATATTCTGACCCCCAATGAGGGGGAGGCCCAGGGGCTGTTGGGGCGATCGTGGCAGGGTCCCCAGGAAGCCCTAGCTGCCGCCCAAGCCTTGGGCGATCGCACTGGCATTGGCACCATCATCATCACCCGTGGCTCCCAGGGCATCGTCTGCGTTCGGGGATCCCAGACCTGGATTTTAGACCCGTTTCCGGTGCAGACCGTGGATACCACCGCTGCGGGGGATGCCTTTAATGGGGGGTTAGCGGTGGCCTTGGGGGAAGGTCAGCCCTGGGATGAAGCCCTGCGCTGGGCCATGGCGGCGGGGGCATTGGCCACCACCCAGCGGGGTGCCCAGGATGCCTTGCCCGATCGGTCTGCGGTGGAGCGTCTGCTGAGGGGCTAG
- the thyD gene encoding thylakoid membrane protein ThyD — MKVAVTGATGFVGSRLVPCLVEAGHSVLVLSRSPHKAQTLFAPQGAAVTVVGYQPTQAGDWQQSLGGCGGVINLAGDPIADSRWTTAKKQQILQSRLLGTQRLVEAIAQASPPPPVLVSASAIGFYGSSETATFHETSASGSDFLAEVCRGWEQAAEAATAQGIRVALVRIGIVVGPGGGAIEKMLLPFRLFGGGPLGTGQQWFSWIHRDDLVQLLMRALTDDQWEGVYNGTAPNPVRMQELCEVLGRVIRRPSWLPVPEFALELLLGEGAQVVLQGQQVLPTRTLSTGFEFQYPQLEQALGQFLQP, encoded by the coding sequence ATGAAAGTCGCTGTAACCGGAGCTACCGGATTTGTGGGCAGTCGTCTGGTGCCCTGTTTAGTGGAAGCCGGACACTCGGTTCTGGTGCTGAGCCGCTCTCCCCACAAAGCCCAGACCCTCTTTGCTCCCCAGGGTGCCGCCGTCACCGTGGTGGGATATCAGCCTACCCAGGCGGGGGATTGGCAACAGTCCCTAGGGGGCTGTGGGGGGGTCATTAATTTGGCGGGGGATCCCATTGCCGATAGCCGTTGGACGACTGCGAAAAAACAACAGATTCTCCAAAGTCGCCTCCTGGGAACCCAGCGACTGGTGGAGGCGATCGCCCAAGCCAGCCCTCCCCCCCCGGTTTTAGTCAGTGCCTCCGCCATTGGCTTCTATGGTTCCAGTGAAACCGCCACCTTCCACGAAACCAGCGCCTCCGGGTCTGACTTTTTGGCGGAGGTGTGCCGGGGCTGGGAACAGGCGGCGGAGGCAGCAACGGCCCAGGGGATCCGTGTGGCCCTGGTGCGCATCGGGATTGTGGTGGGTCCGGGGGGTGGGGCGATCGAGAAAATGCTGTTGCCCTTCCGACTCTTTGGCGGCGGTCCCCTGGGCACGGGTCAGCAGTGGTTTTCCTGGATTCACCGGGATGACTTGGTGCAATTACTGATGCGGGCCTTGACCGATGACCAATGGGAGGGGGTCTATAACGGCACTGCGCCCAACCCGGTGCGGATGCAGGAATTGTGCGAGGTGTTGGGTCGGGTCATTCGTCGTCCTTCCTGGCTACCGGTGCCGGAATTTGCCCTAGAACTGCTGTTGGGGGAAGGGGCGCAGGTGGTGTTGCAGGGTCAGCAGGTGTTGCCGACTCGCACCCTCAGTACAGGTTTTGAGTTCCAGTATCCCCAATTGGAGCAAGCCCTCGGCCAGTTTCTACAGCCCTAA
- a CDS encoding sirohydrochlorin chelatase has product MLGLFLIHGSRDPRPQAAAQTLVQALIAHRADPPLHPQVATLELGELTLAQQVVTLAHQAQAQGHGHLHLLPLFLLRGNHVGRDIPAALAEARPQLPHGFRVSVAPPLGQDPALVAWLRSRRSVPYASVPYTSVPYASVPCASGTPPTLWILLAHGSQRPQAQTQLNALAQGLEMTLATFATDPSLATQVQRGIDQGCSQVGILPFFLFAGSITDAIAVQVEELQAQYPHLGWQVLPPLAQQPGFTTVLGQWLDRSWPQDWPQD; this is encoded by the coding sequence ATGCTTGGTCTCTTCCTGATCCATGGGAGCCGCGATCCCCGACCCCAGGCCGCTGCCCAAACCCTGGTGCAAGCCCTGATCGCCCACCGCGCCGATCCTCCTCTCCATCCCCAGGTGGCCACCTTGGAACTGGGGGAACTGACCCTGGCCCAGCAGGTGGTGACCCTCGCCCACCAAGCCCAGGCCCAAGGCCATGGCCATCTGCATCTGTTGCCCCTGTTTTTGCTGCGGGGGAACCATGTGGGCCGGGACATTCCCGCTGCCCTTGCTGAGGCCCGTCCCCAGTTGCCCCATGGCTTCAGGGTCAGCGTTGCCCCTCCCTTGGGCCAGGATCCGGCGCTGGTGGCGTGGCTGCGATCGCGCCGATCGGTTCCCTACGCCTCGGTTCCCTACACCTCGGTTCCCTACGCCTCGGTTCCCTGTGCCTCTGGCACTCCCCCCACCCTCTGGATCCTCTTGGCCCATGGCAGCCAGCGCCCCCAAGCCCAAACCCAACTCAACGCCCTGGCCCAGGGGCTGGAGATGACCTTGGCCACCTTTGCCACGGATCCCAGTTTGGCAACCCAGGTGCAACGGGGCATCGACCAGGGCTGTAGCCAGGTGGGCATCTTGCCGTTTTTTCTGTTTGCGGGCAGCATTACGGACGCGATCGCCGTCCAAGTGGAGGAACTCCAAGCTCAGTATCCCCACCTGGGTTGGCAGGTGTTGCCCCCCTTAGCCCAACAGCCCGGTTTTACAACGGTGTTGGGGCAGTGGCTCGATCGCAGTTGGCCCCAGGATTGGCCCCAGGATTAG
- a CDS encoding SDR family oxidoreductase: MTLSTIPQPTLILPALPPALNPILVAGATGGVGQLVVGQLVAQDCGVRVLVRDRAKAETLFGDRVTYVVGNLLAPETLPAAVQGVGAIVCCTGTTAFPSARWGFPADLSPWDWLRVWIQGTYRDSIATASPRQVDNTGIRHLIGVAPPSLQRFVLVSSAGVLRRQQFPYSLLNRFGVLDAKAQGERMLAASGLPYTVIRPGRLIDGPYTSYDLNRLIQATTEGKQGIRLGLGDQLQGQSSRIDVAAACVACLGVPETLGLAIDLINSGQRPRTVNWAQILTTVAISPLAN, encoded by the coding sequence ATGACCCTCAGCACCATTCCCCAACCGACCCTGATTTTGCCTGCCCTTCCCCCAGCCCTGAACCCCATCTTGGTGGCCGGAGCCACGGGGGGCGTGGGGCAATTAGTGGTGGGGCAGTTGGTGGCCCAGGACTGTGGGGTGCGGGTGTTGGTGCGCGATCGCGCCAAAGCCGAAACCCTATTTGGCGATCGCGTCACCTATGTCGTCGGTAATCTCTTGGCACCAGAGACCCTCCCAGCAGCAGTGCAGGGGGTTGGGGCGATCGTCTGCTGTACGGGCACCACCGCCTTCCCCTCCGCCCGCTGGGGATTTCCGGCGGATCTATCCCCCTGGGATTGGCTGCGGGTGTGGATCCAGGGCACCTATCGGGACAGCATCGCCACCGCCTCCCCCCGCCAAGTGGACAACACCGGCATCCGTCACCTCATTGGCGTGGCCCCCCCCAGTCTTCAGCGTTTTGTTTTAGTGTCCTCGGCGGGGGTGTTGCGGCGGCAGCAATTCCCCTATTCCCTGTTGAACCGCTTTGGGGTGCTGGATGCCAAGGCCCAGGGGGAGCGGATGCTGGCTGCGTCTGGCTTACCCTACACCGTGATCCGACCCGGACGGCTGATCGATGGACCCTACACCTCCTATGATCTCAATCGCCTGATCCAAGCCACCACCGAGGGCAAACAGGGCATCCGTCTGGGGCTGGGGGATCAGCTCCAGGGCCAAAGTAGTCGCATTGATGTGGCGGCGGCCTGTGTGGCCTGTTTAGGGGTACCGGAAACCCTGGGGCTGGCGATCGACCTCATCAACAGCGGCCAACGTCCCCGGACGGTGAATTGGGCGCAAATCCTGACTACTGTAGCAATCTCCCCCTTAGCCAACTAA